A DNA window from Drosophila pseudoobscura strain MV-25-SWS-2005 chromosome 2, UCI_Dpse_MV25, whole genome shotgun sequence contains the following coding sequences:
- the Snap25 gene encoding synaptosomal-associated protein 25 isoform X4, whose amino-acid sequence MDQINADMREAEKNLSGMEKCCGICVLPCNKSQSFKEDDGTWKGNDDGKVVNNQPQRVMDDRNGMMAQAGYIGRITNDAREDEMEENMGQVNTMIGNLRNMALDMGSELENQNNQVDRINRKGESNEARIAVANQRAHQLLK is encoded by the exons ATGGATCAAATTAATGCGGATATGAGAGAAGCAGAAAAAAATTTGAGCGGAATGGAGAAGTGCTGCGGTATTTGTGTGCTACCGTGCAATAA GAGCCAGTCTTTCAAAGAGGACGATGGAACTTGGAAAGGAAATGATGATGGAAAAGTTGTAAACAATCAACCTCAAAGAGTTATGGATGACAGAAATGGAATGATGGCACAAGCAGGATATATTGGCAG AATTACAAATGATGCGAGGGAGGATGAAATGGAAGAAAATATGGGACAGGTTAATACAATGATTGGAAACCTCCGTAACATGGCTCTTGATATGGGTTCTGAGCTAGAAAATCAAAATAACCAAGTTGACAGAATTAATCGCAAG GGGGAATCTAATGAAGCCAGAATAGCTGTAGCTAACCAAAGAGCCCATCAGCTTCTAAAATAA
- the Spf30 gene encoding survival of motor neuron-related-splicing factor 30, protein MADDLQNYKLQLQQVEAALQTDPNNEELLKLKSDLEEVITLTRDLIKTHLEEQQKSSYVEPSSSKTASSNYFDEIEAALLEAEKLVSAAKVWKIGDKCQAKWKEDRQYYDATIEGITKEGEASVIFDAYQNRCTTTVNELRERTTRNEVFPSNKRHRPNQKEYLKKRKQKKQQRFKDLEEERESDKNKWIHFTTKNQKKPGMKVKSIFASPDNVSGRVGIGTCGTAGKGMTDFTVGEKYRKGL, encoded by the exons atgGCAGacgatttgcaaaactataaattgcagctgcagcag GTAGAAGCGGCGCTGCAAACAGATCCGAATAATGAAGAACTTTTGAAACTGAAAAGCGATCTAGAGGAGGTCATTACATTAACACGTGATTTGATCAAAACACATTTAGAAGAGCAGCAAAAGTCCTCCTATGTAGAGCCTTCATCATCTAAAACAGCGAGCTCAAACTATTTCGATGAAATTGAAGCTGCTCTTTTGGAGGCTGAAAAATTAGTCTCCGCTGCTAAAGTATGGAAGATTGGTGACAAATGCCAAGCTAAATGGAAGGAAGATCGACAATACTACGATGCAACTATAGAAGGTATAACTAAAGAAGGCGAAGCAAGTGTGATATTTGATGCCTATCAGAATCGTTGCACAACTACTGTGAACGAATTGCGTGAACGTACTACCCGCAATGAAGTATTCCCATCAAACAA ACGTCACAGGCCAAATCAaaaagaatatttaaaaaaacgaaaacaaaagaaacaacagcGCTTTAAAGACTTGGAAGAAGAGCGTGAGTCtgataaaaataaatggatTCACTTTACCactaaaaatcaaaaaaagcCAGGAATGAAAGTTAAGAGCATATTTGCATCACCTGATAATGTAAGTGGTAGAGTTGGAATAGGTACATGTGGAACGGCAGGAAAAGGAATGACTGATTTTACTGTTGGAGAAAAATACCGTAAGGGTCTTTGA
- the Snap25 gene encoding synaptosomal-associated protein 25 isoform X3, with translation MIKESAEVGMRSIVMLDEQGEQLDRIEEGMDQINADMREAEKNLSGMEKCCGICVLPCNKSQSFKEDDGTWKGNDDGKVVNNQPQRVMDDRNGMMAQAGYIGRITNDAREDEMEENMGQVNTMIGNLRNMALDMGSELENQNNQVDRINRKGESNEARIAVANQRAHQLLK, from the exons AGCGCGGAAGTTGGAATGCGAAGCATAGTTATGTTGGATGAGCAAGGAG AACAACTGGACCGCATTGAAGAAGGAATGGATCAAATTAATGCGGATATGAGAGAAGCAGAAAAAAATTTGAGCGGAATGGAGAAGTGCTGCGGTATTTGTGTGCTACCGTGCAATAA GAGCCAGTCTTTCAAAGAGGACGATGGAACTTGGAAAGGAAATGATGATGGAAAAGTTGTAAACAATCAACCTCAAAGAGTTATGGATGACAGAAATGGAATGATGGCACAAGCAGGATATATTGGCAG AATTACAAATGATGCGAGGGAGGATGAAATGGAAGAAAATATGGGACAGGTTAATACAATGATTGGAAACCTCCGTAACATGGCTCTTGATATGGGTTCTGAGCTAGAAAATCAAAATAACCAAGTTGACAGAATTAATCGCAAG GGGGAATCTAATGAAGCCAGAATAGCTGTAGCTAACCAAAGAGCCCATCAGCTTCTAAAATAA
- the lovit gene encoding proton-associated sugar transporter A isoform X1: MEKLHQYQGITGRFHQLRDNIKELYHGFDDEESTNIVQRAKQTILGQLKGNTSANKDYSHIFRCKSRSELIRVSAAVMGIEFSYAAETAFVSPTLLKIGVEHQHMTLVWALSPLVGFFLCPILGSLSDRCKLNMGRRRPFILLLSIGVVFGLLLVPNGESLGYWFGDEHQYPPNVFSVSNMTQNTTHNTHSSSKNSHPWGIFFTVLGTVLLDFDADACQSPSRAYLLDVCVPEDHAKGLSTFTIMAGLGGFFGYSMGGLNWDDTEIGRRLGGHVKAVFSIITVIFVACVTLTITSFTEIPLWALSGSENNDSRKEQAQLEVPLSTYGAIDIDVSCKNAENKEQLITGTTSDPTSTLNDVDETSFTELPEPLTQTIEVENLQQTQSSVQIESLSHYLLSIIYMPHSLRMVCLTNLFCWMAHVCYSLYFTDFVGEAIFNGDPKATEGSNPQIRYEEGIRFGCWGMAMYSLSCACYSLVIDKLIQRFRAKLVYVGGLFFYCTGMALMALTRAKISVILFSWTAGVMYSTLFTMPYLLVAHYHYLSTFELDENGQAKHGSGVRGLGTDVAIISSMVFLAQFILSMCMGTIIKLSGTTTAVIYTASFLSLCGAFSATKIMYLDL; this comes from the exons ATGGAAAAATTGCACCAGTATCAAGGCATCACAGGACGCTTTCATCAATTAAGGGACAATATTAAAGAATTATACCATGGCTTTGATGATGAAGAATCGACTAATATAGTACAAAGGGCTAAACAAACTATTTTGGGTCAGCTCAAAGGAAACACAAGTGCTAATAAGGATTACTCACACATATTCag ATGTAAATCGCGTTCTGAATTGATACGTGTATCTGCTGCAGTAATGGGCATTGAGTTTTCGTACGCGGCAGAAACAGCATTTGTGTCTCCGACTCTACTTAAAATCGGAGTTGAGCATCAGCATATGACATTGGTTTGGGCATTATCTCCTCTAGTCGGATTCTTTTTATGCCCAATATTGGGATCATTATCTGACCGATGCAAGTTAAATATGGGACGACGGCGGCCATTTATATTACTGCTATCAATCGGAGTAGTTTttg gACTTCTTTTGGTACCAAATGGTGAAAGTTTGGGTTATTGGTTTGGCGACGAACATCAGTACCCGCCTAATGTATTTTCAGTAAGCAACATGACGCAAAATACCACTCACAATACGCATAGCTCTTCAAAGAATTCCCATCCTTGGGGAATTTTTTTTACTGTTTTGGGGACTGTTCTTCTTGACTTTGACGCAGATGCTTGTCAAAGTCCTTCAAGAGCGTACCTTCTGGATGTATGTGTTCCCGAAGATCATGCCAAGGGTCTCTCTACTTTCACTATAATGGCAGGACTGGGAGGATTTTTTGGCTATTCAATGGgcggccttaactgggatgacACAGAAATTG GTCGTCGATTGGGAGGACATGTCAAGGCTGTTTTCTCAATTATAACGGTTATATTTGTGGCTTGTGTTACATTAACAATTACCAGCTTTACCGAAATTCCTCTTTGGGCACTATCGGGCTCAGAAAATAATGACAGTCGAAAGGAACAAGCACAGTTAGAAGTGCCTCTTTCAACTTACGGTGCTATTGACATTGACGTATCATGCAAGAACGCTGAAAATAAGGAACAG ctTATAACTGGAACGACATCAGATCCCACCTCAACCTTGAATGATGTTGATGAAACTTCATTCACAGAACTTCCAGAACCCTTAACACAAACAATTGAAGTGGAAAATTTACAACAGACACAGAGCTCCGTACAAATAGAGTCATTATCACACTATTTACTATCCATTATATACATGCCACACTCCTTGCGAATGGTATGCCTCACGAATCTTTTTTGTTGGATGGCGCACGTTTGCTACTCACTTTATTTTACTGATTTTGTGGGCGAAGCTATATTCAATGGTGACCCAAAGGCAACAGAAGGCTCAAACCCTCAGATCCGTTACGAAGAGGGCATTCGCTTCGGGTGTTGGGGAATGGCAATGTATTCACTGTCATGTGCTTGCTATTCGCTTGTTATAGACAAGCTTATTCAACGTTTTCG GGCCAAGCTTGTATACGTTGGaggtctttttttttattgcactGGAATGGCCTTAATGGCCTTGACtcgagcaaaaataagtgtcATACTGTTTAGCTGGACGGCGGGTGTTATGTATTCTACTCTCTTCACGATGCCATATTTACTTGTAGCACACTACCACTATTTGTCCACG TTTGAGTTAGATGAAAATGGACAAGCAAAACATGGATCAGGAGTCAGAGGATTGGGCACTGATGTTGCCATTATAAGTAGCATGGTATTCTTGGCCCAATTTATATTATCTATGTGTATGGGtacaattattaaattatcGGGTACTACAACAGCTGTTATTTATACTGCAAGCTTCTTGAGCCTCTGTGGAGCATTTTCTGCTACAAAGATAATGTATTTGGACTTATAA
- the lovit gene encoding proton-associated sugar transporter A isoform X2, producing MCISATPRHQPCVPHLCQKITTLVSPWKNQKNGLLLVPNGESLGYWFGDEHQYPPNVFSVSNMTQNTTHNTHSSSKNSHPWGIFFTVLGTVLLDFDADACQSPSRAYLLDVCVPEDHAKGLSTFTIMAGLGGFFGYSMGGLNWDDTEIGRRLGGHVKAVFSIITVIFVACVTLTITSFTEIPLWALSGSENNDSRKEQAQLEVPLSTYGAIDIDVSCKNAENKEQLITGTTSDPTSTLNDVDETSFTELPEPLTQTIEVENLQQTQSSVQIESLSHYLLSIIYMPHSLRMVCLTNLFCWMAHVCYSLYFTDFVGEAIFNGDPKATEGSNPQIRYEEGIRFGCWGMAMYSLSCACYSLVIDKLIQRFRAKLVYVGGLFFYCTGMALMALTRAKISVILFSWTAGVMYSTLFTMPYLLVAHYHYLSTFELDENGQAKHGSGVRGLGTDVAIISSMVFLAQFILSMCMGTIIKLSGTTTAVIYTASFLSLCGAFSATKIMYLDL from the exons ATGTGCATATCTGCCACGCCTCGCCACCAACCGTGCGTCCCACATCTCTGCCAGAAGATCACAACACTCGTGTCTCCGTGgaaaaatcagaaaaacg gACTTCTTTTGGTACCAAATGGTGAAAGTTTGGGTTATTGGTTTGGCGACGAACATCAGTACCCGCCTAATGTATTTTCAGTAAGCAACATGACGCAAAATACCACTCACAATACGCATAGCTCTTCAAAGAATTCCCATCCTTGGGGAATTTTTTTTACTGTTTTGGGGACTGTTCTTCTTGACTTTGACGCAGATGCTTGTCAAAGTCCTTCAAGAGCGTACCTTCTGGATGTATGTGTTCCCGAAGATCATGCCAAGGGTCTCTCTACTTTCACTATAATGGCAGGACTGGGAGGATTTTTTGGCTATTCAATGGgcggccttaactgggatgacACAGAAATTG GTCGTCGATTGGGAGGACATGTCAAGGCTGTTTTCTCAATTATAACGGTTATATTTGTGGCTTGTGTTACATTAACAATTACCAGCTTTACCGAAATTCCTCTTTGGGCACTATCGGGCTCAGAAAATAATGACAGTCGAAAGGAACAAGCACAGTTAGAAGTGCCTCTTTCAACTTACGGTGCTATTGACATTGACGTATCATGCAAGAACGCTGAAAATAAGGAACAG ctTATAACTGGAACGACATCAGATCCCACCTCAACCTTGAATGATGTTGATGAAACTTCATTCACAGAACTTCCAGAACCCTTAACACAAACAATTGAAGTGGAAAATTTACAACAGACACAGAGCTCCGTACAAATAGAGTCATTATCACACTATTTACTATCCATTATATACATGCCACACTCCTTGCGAATGGTATGCCTCACGAATCTTTTTTGTTGGATGGCGCACGTTTGCTACTCACTTTATTTTACTGATTTTGTGGGCGAAGCTATATTCAATGGTGACCCAAAGGCAACAGAAGGCTCAAACCCTCAGATCCGTTACGAAGAGGGCATTCGCTTCGGGTGTTGGGGAATGGCAATGTATTCACTGTCATGTGCTTGCTATTCGCTTGTTATAGACAAGCTTATTCAACGTTTTCG GGCCAAGCTTGTATACGTTGGaggtctttttttttattgcactGGAATGGCCTTAATGGCCTTGACtcgagcaaaaataagtgtcATACTGTTTAGCTGGACGGCGGGTGTTATGTATTCTACTCTCTTCACGATGCCATATTTACTTGTAGCACACTACCACTATTTGTCCACG TTTGAGTTAGATGAAAATGGACAAGCAAAACATGGATCAGGAGTCAGAGGATTGGGCACTGATGTTGCCATTATAAGTAGCATGGTATTCTTGGCCCAATTTATATTATCTATGTGTATGGGtacaattattaaattatcGGGTACTACAACAGCTGTTATTTATACTGCAAGCTTCTTGAGCCTCTGTGGAGCATTTTCTGCTACAAAGATAATGTATTTGGACTTATAA